A single window of Myxocyprinus asiaticus isolate MX2 ecotype Aquarium Trade chromosome 34, UBuf_Myxa_2, whole genome shotgun sequence DNA harbors:
- the LOC127425083 gene encoding transformer-2 protein homolog alpha-like isoform X2 has translation MSDVEDTRFEGRESRSPSKSGRGSPARAKSESRSASPSPVRASKHSDSRSRSRSKSRSHSRGHSNRRYSRSRSHSRSHRKKSRSRSYSPENRRKRSQSTSPMSNRRRHNGSRSSYSHDSKKDSHSHGDERANPDPNTCLGVFGLSLYTTERDLREVFSRYGPLAGVNVVYDQRTGRSRGFAFVYFERISDAKEAMERANGMELDGRRIRVDYSITKRPHTPTPGIYMGHPTHNGGGSSSSSSGGRRRESYYDRGYDRYDEYDYRYRRRSPSPYYSRYRSRSRSPSYSPRRY, from the exons ATGAGCGATGTTGAGGATACACGTTTCGAGGGGAGG GAATCCCGCTCACCGTCCAAATCGGGGCGGGGCAGTCCCGCCCGTGCCAAGTCAGAGAGCAGGTCTGCCTCTCCCAGCCCTGTCCGAGCATCGAAGCATTCTGATTCAAGATCCCGATCCCGTTCTAAGTCCAG GTCTCATTCACGCGGGCATTCAAACCGTCGTTACAGCCGTTCGCGGTCTCACTCCCGCTCTCACCGGAAAAAGTCTCGTTCACGCTCCTACAGCCCTGAGAACCGCCGCAAGAGGAGCCAGAGCACATCGCCCATGTCTAACCGCCGCAGACACAATGGCAGCAGG AGCTCATACAGCCATGACTCCAAAAAAGACTCGCACAGTCATGGTGACGAAAGG GCCAATCCAGACCCTAACACATGTCTGGGCGTGTTTGGTCTGAGTCTGTACACAACTGAGCGAGACCTGAGAGAGGTCTTCTCACGTTATGGTCCTTTAGCTGGTGTCAATGTTGTCTACGACCAGCGTACGGGGCGCTCTCGTGGTTTTGCCTTTGTTTACTTTGAGCGCATCAGTGATGCCAAAGAG GCAATGGAGCGAGCTAATGGCATGGAGCTGGATGGGAGACGCATCAGAGTGGACTATTCTATCACTAAACGTCCACACACCCCAACACCAGGCATCTACATGGGTCACCCCACACA TAACGGAGGtgggagcagcagcagcagcagtggtgGGCGGAGACGAGAGTCGTATTATGATCGTGGCTATGATAGATATGACGAGTATGACTACAGATACAG GAGGCGCTCTCCATCACCCTATTACAGCCGATACAGGTCTCGTTCAAGATCTCCCTCATACAGCCCAC GACGATACTAA
- the ccdc126 gene encoding coiled-coil domain-containing protein 126 — MLGCLLRRSMSHRLSIFLVLFGLAWCLLLLHYTVTQPRRQTSAELRQQILELSHRYVKVLSEENQNPSQNHGTSMAGYADLKRTIAVLLDDILNRLVKLEGKMDAAVNASMHNISHPAAGSGALLAAGVSVSRPTKSNMSTHPPDRRSNPLQFPPQSPDRPHRPHSLK; from the exons ATGCTGGGTTGTCTGCTGCGTAGGAGCATGTCTCACAGACTGAGTATATTTCTGGTACTCTTTGGCCTGGCCTGGTGTCTGCTGCTGCTTCACTACACCGTCACACAACCACGCCGCCAGACCAGCGCAGAACTCCGCCAACAGATTCTTGAGCTCAGCCATCGCTATGTCAAAGTCCTCAGCGAGGAGAACCAGAACCCCTCACAGAACCACGGCACCTCCATGGCAGGATATG CGGATTTGAAGAGGACAATTGCTGTGCTTTTGGATGATATTCTCAATCGTTTGGTAAAGTTGGAGGGAAAAATGGACGCTGCTGTGAATGCATCGATGCACAATATATCCCATCCTGCTGCTGGTTCTGGAGCTCTCCTTGCTGCAGGAGTCTCTGTTTCTAGGCCCACCAAAAGCAACATGTCTACTCACCCGCCAGATAGGCGAAGTAACCCTCTTCAGTTTCCACCACAATCACCTGATCGCCCACATAGACCGCactctttaaaataa
- the LOC127425083 gene encoding transformer-2 protein homolog alpha-like isoform X1 translates to MSDVEDTRFEGRESRSPSKSGRGSPARAKSESRSASPSPVRASKHSDSRSRSRSKSRSHSRGHSNRRYSRSRSHSRSHRKKSRSRSYSPENRRKRSQSTSPMSNRRRHNGSRSSYSHDSKKDSHSHGDERANPDPNTCLGVFGLSLYTTERDLREVFSRYGPLAGVNVVYDQRTGRSRGFAFVYFERISDAKEAMERANGMELDGRRIRVDYSITKRPHTPTPGIYMGHPTHNGGGSSSSSSGGRRRESYYDRGYDRYDEYDYRYSRRRSPSPYYSRYRSRSRSPSYSPRRY, encoded by the exons ATGAGCGATGTTGAGGATACACGTTTCGAGGGGAGG GAATCCCGCTCACCGTCCAAATCGGGGCGGGGCAGTCCCGCCCGTGCCAAGTCAGAGAGCAGGTCTGCCTCTCCCAGCCCTGTCCGAGCATCGAAGCATTCTGATTCAAGATCCCGATCCCGTTCTAAGTCCAG GTCTCATTCACGCGGGCATTCAAACCGTCGTTACAGCCGTTCGCGGTCTCACTCCCGCTCTCACCGGAAAAAGTCTCGTTCACGCTCCTACAGCCCTGAGAACCGCCGCAAGAGGAGCCAGAGCACATCGCCCATGTCTAACCGCCGCAGACACAATGGCAGCAGG AGCTCATACAGCCATGACTCCAAAAAAGACTCGCACAGTCATGGTGACGAAAGG GCCAATCCAGACCCTAACACATGTCTGGGCGTGTTTGGTCTGAGTCTGTACACAACTGAGCGAGACCTGAGAGAGGTCTTCTCACGTTATGGTCCTTTAGCTGGTGTCAATGTTGTCTACGACCAGCGTACGGGGCGCTCTCGTGGTTTTGCCTTTGTTTACTTTGAGCGCATCAGTGATGCCAAAGAG GCAATGGAGCGAGCTAATGGCATGGAGCTGGATGGGAGACGCATCAGAGTGGACTATTCTATCACTAAACGTCCACACACCCCAACACCAGGCATCTACATGGGTCACCCCACACA TAACGGAGGtgggagcagcagcagcagcagtggtgGGCGGAGACGAGAGTCGTATTATGATCGTGGCTATGATAGATATGACGAGTATGACTACAGATACAG CAGGAGGCGCTCTCCATCACCCTATTACAGCCGATACAGGTCTCGTTCAAGATCTCCCTCATACAGCCCAC GACGATACTAA